The following are from one region of the Silene latifolia isolate original U9 population chromosome 9, ASM4854445v1, whole genome shotgun sequence genome:
- the LOC141601812 gene encoding uncharacterized protein LOC141601812 produces the protein MQFGQRGLSLHFERGLSANIVSRMSAERMVDLSREISERTAAKKRKADNGGNTQSGNKKGNFNHAKAFSGEAGFSGGSRGWGKTGVQSLSDKSSLTFFNYGGVGHRRRECTSYMPDTGSGAHQGNSSQGPTQSFANCVKPSFEYQITNFNFTLPDYVDRSWMYKRLNGKYHQNNFVKGVDEFIKLACQQKSFKKSSKLKCPCIKCDSRTYLDVDTIKLHLYKEGFSPGYTRWVCHGESFPQAENVVDESLSFSAEPNSFYDMVMDASGSNINNRQLIDDVEEEPNAESKKFFDMLKSAEAPLYERCKLSILEAASRLTNVKCEFNIPHRAIDNIASLLKDMCPTDNKMTDTYSKTKKLLEGLELPCQKIDVCPTGDMLFWNEDEKLNRCRICNSDRYRKNKIPEKVLTYFPLTPRLQRLYATKGVAEDMRWHTKNTNGSGLMSHPSDGEAWKNFNETYPEFSKFEPRNVRLGLCTDGFDPFVGKSGTSYSCWPVILTPYNLPPWLCMKRQFMFLTLLIPGPKSPKGNLDVYLQPLIAELKDLWEMGALTYDVSKKNNFLMRAAIMWTISDFPAYGMLSGWSTAGKYACPYCMGKTKSFYLKNGSKYTWFDCHRTFLPKIMNIG, from the exons ATGCAGTTTGGACAGAGAGGTTTGTCTCTccattttgagaggggtttatctgctaatATCGTGAGCCGTATGtcagctgagagaatggtagatctctcaagagagattaGTGAGAGGACTGCTGCtaaaaagaggaaggctgacaaTGGAGGCAACACTCAGTCGGGAAACAAGAAGGGAAACTTCAACCATgcaaaggctttttctggtgaAGCTGGATTCTCAgggggatctcgtggctggggaaagactGGTGTTCAGAGTCTGAGTGACAAATCCAGCCTTACATTCTTCAACtatggtggtgtaggccacaggaggcgggaatgcacgagttaCATGCCCGACACTGGTTCAGGCGCTCATCAGGGGAATTcctctcaggggccgactcagagctTTGCTA ATTGCGTAAAGCCCTCATTTGAGTACCAGATCACTAACTTCAACTTCACTCTACCAG ATTATGTCGATCGTTCATGGATGTACAAAAGATTAAATGgaaaatatcatcaaaataacTTTGTTAAAGGAGTGGATGAATTTATAAAATTAGCATGTCAACAAAAGAGTTTCAAAAAGTCATCAAAACTAAAATGCCCTTGTATTAAGTGTGACAGTAGGACCTATTTGGATGTCGACACTATTAAATTACATTTGTACAAGGAAGGGTTTAGTCCAGGATATACTCGTTGGGTTTGTCATGGGGAGAGctttccccaagcagaaaatgtcGTTGACGAGTCATTGTCATTTAGTGCTGAGCCTAATTCCTTTTATGATATGGTTATGGATGCATCGGGTTCTAATATCAATAATAGACAATTAATAGACGATGTTGAAGAGGAACCCAATGCTGAATCAAAAAAGTTTTTTGATATGTTGAAAAGTGCTGAAGCGCCCTTATATGAGCGGTGTAAGTTATCAATTTTAGAAGCTGCCTCAAGACTTACAAACGTTAAATGTGAGTTCAACATTCCTCATAGAGCCATAGATAACATAGCTTCTTTGCTAAAAGATATGTGTCCCACTGATAACAAGATGACAGACACTTACTCTAAAACAAAGAAGTTGCTTGAAGGGCTGGAACTTCCATGTCAGAAAATTGATGTCTGCCCCACCGGAGACATGTTATTCTGGAATGAAGATGAAAAATTAAACCGATGTCGAATATGTAACAGTGATCGATATAGAAAGAATAAAATACCGGAAAAGGTACTAACATATTTCCCATTAACACCTAGGCTGCAAAGACTTTATGCGACTAAGGGTGTTGCTGAAGACATGAGGTGGCACACAAAAAACACTAATGGTAGTGGTCTAATGTCACATCCATCTGATGGGGAGGCATGGAAAAACTTTAATGAAACATATCCAGAATTTTCTAAATTTGAACCACGTAATGTTAGATTAGGATTGTGTACAGATGGGTTTGATCCATTTGTTGGAAAGTCTGGGACATCGTATTCATGTTGGCCAGTTATCCTAACTCCTTATAATTTACCACCATGGCTCTGtatgaaaagacaatttatgtttCTTACTTTGTTAATTCCTGGTCCCAAATCACCTAAGGGAAACTTAGATGTATATCTACAACCGTTGATTGCAGAGCTTAAGGATTTGTGGGAAATGGGAGCTTTAACTTATGATGTCTCTAAAAAAAATAATTTCCTTATGAGGGCAGCTATTATGTGGACTATTAGTGACTTTCCTGCATATGGCATGTTGTCGGGATGGTCTACTGCGGGCAAATATGCATGCCCTTATTGCATGGGAAAAACAAAATCTTTTTATCTCAAAAATGGCTCAAAGTACACGTGGTTTGATTGCCATCGTACATTTTTACCCAAGATCATGAATATAGGTTAA